The Solanum pennellii chromosome 7, SPENNV200 DNA segment TTTTATGattaataatgagataaaaagTCTCAACAAGAAACAATTAACAATGTAAGTTTCTTATATGACATATTGTGAAACAATCTCATCTCTTTATCGCCTTCTGAATCATTTTCAGAGACATATTCATGATTAGAATTTTatgaagtaatataattttttaaattataattttatttaatttattatgttagaaatttattatttgcatatatttattaaaaagaactTCAGTCGAAGTAACTTATAATTACCTCAAGtaataataagattaattgaatcatcaaaactacttgatattatttttttacttttccgCCATAGAGTTGCATTATTGGTTAGAAatgaattttctaaaatttaacgATGTATCATTAATTGATTTAGTCACAGTTGTTAATTGATTTAGTCACAGTTGAAAGATAACCTATGGTTggataattgatttatatatgtGTATCCTTCATGTGTGAAAGTTGGTAGAAAAATGACATTATCAAACACTGACAaggtaaaattttcatttattcatcaAAGAACGTcccttttgaaaaatttattttttatttcatacctATCATAATGCATGAAAGGATCGTTAAATAACCCTAGTGTAACTTCAAAATTCTTAACAAAGACTTTTATGAgatagtatattattttttcataaaaatatattttttcaggAACAAAACATTAATGTGTTTGCAACATATAACAAATGATATACATCCCTCCTTTAGGCCTAAACTTAATTTTGATCTGTTTGCCTCATTGTTAAAACTAGAGCCGTCAAAATGGGCTTAGCTCATGAAGACGATTCAACCCAATTCGTTATTAAAGTGggattgaaataaattttttcaagtCCATTTAATAAACCCTTGATCCTTGAGGCTTGATTGAGGCTGGGCAAAGGTCAACCCATGGACCATTTTTTTATTCAAGGGTAACTTACAATAATCTCACTAGTATATAATCaaattacttaaatacacaCCATGTTGTAATATTATGAATCTTAGCTAATTTTGGTACGtccagatacatgtatctcgNAAATACACACCATGTTGTAATATTATGAATCTTAGCTGATTTTGGTACGtccagatacatgtatctcgaaATATATCGActcaaaattaagttaatttgttCTAGATATACTCTATCCAAGTAGATTTGCAGTATATAAGATACATAGGCAAATTTCGCGCCCTCACTTCACTCACATTTGGTTTGTCACTCTCTTATCACGCTCGCGTATCTGGTATGTGAGATACATGTTAATTATACTAGATTTTTACGTGTGTTATTGAAACAACACCATTATTTGCCATATTTGATTCGAAAATCTTCTCATGTTCATGATGTTATAGAATTATTAgattaacaagaaaaaaaatcaaaaaagaagGGCTAGCCCGCCCAAACCCTCAGACCTTCTAGGGTTGGGCCGGGTTGAGAATTTTCTGGCCCTACCAAATGAAGGGCCGGCCCGCCCTAGCCCTTCAAATTTCTTGGCCTCGAGGCTTGGATCGGGTGGGGATGGGCCGACCCTTTTTGACAGCTCTcgttaaaattttaagtttaatgAGTTGCATCCCATAAATAGAACTTTCGGTTTTTGACCTTAAAGGTTTACCAATGGATCGACAAGTAGAGGTCAAAAGTTTAAAAGCAATCACCAATTTCAAAGTCATTCTTCTAAATTATCGACATTTTTAGATTGTGatcaaatttaaagaataatGTACATGTATTAGGCCATAAAAACAAGACCGctcttttaaaaaagtaaaaaagattgCATAAGTTTCATAGTGTTAAGAGCTAATTATATTCTATacctattattttttcaaattacaaaaaattcttaaatttaaaGGATCTCGAATACATCAAGAAACTTGCAGATACGTATACATAGCTCACGAGATTGTGAATGATACATTACATAATGGGAGGAATGTATCTGAGAGGGGAGATATATCTTTGAGAGAGGAAATGAATGTATCCCGAaaagaaatttttgtaattttttagaaaaaaatgacagaaaatttTAGAGATTATAATATTGTTTAAAAAAAGACTTGGTCTTAATTTCAACATGGATCTTTCATGACAATTGAGCTTATAATGGTTTTTTCTCATTATGGAAAATGGACATGTAGGTACAAGTCCTacgtatatataataatattgacATTCTTTTATTTGGATCGTTATTAGAGTATGCTATGACCATTAAGCTCAAAATCATGTAATTGATTAAAACGAAGAAAAGACTCAATGTGAGTATTGGTTTTTGAaactaataatgattcttttcttcaaattcGATCCGATTTCAACTTACAAAATAATCATCTAGACAGTTATTTCGTTGGTTGGTAAGCCAATATTTTTCAAAGGGAAGAGGGTTTCCCTATAACTAAAAATGCTACCAACCTTAGCTGCTTTAAAATATCTCCAACTCTTATTCTTCACatgctaaaaaaaaataatcacaaaCATCACTTGACTCTTCTATCCAATTCCATATTGTAAATACAATTTCTTCATCACCATACTTGCAAACACCATAGGGATGCAAGTATATATCATCCTTATGTTTTAATTCTAAaggaaattcaaatattatatgttcCCAAAATCCATATATGGATTTCTTCACTAACAATATCATCTGGATATACATAATCCCTAATTTTTCATTCACCTCTATTAGAATATAGTCCTTAGGTCCAAATTCGTCGAAATTATACGTATCTATACTGTTATGAAATTCGTGATAACTGTGAATATTTCTGATTTAATATCAAATGCAACTATAAAAATGCAGTACGAGAATAGCTAAATCGATAGATGATCCAACTAATTACGCAATGTCCATATTGTTAGGATTTTAAAAatgtgtgaatggaaaatgaagagttgcgacttttatgaagagttgtaacttttatgaaatgttgcgatttttatgaaaaagttgtgacttttatgaaaagttgcgacttttatgaaaaattgcgacttttatggaaagttgtgacttttatgaaaggtgacgacctttctgaaagattgtgacttttccaaaggtttatgacctttccggtaaggcacaataagaaccttttcgcactaccctttgttttctataaattgagggatttcctctcattttaatatagaattcatggacCTCTTCTTCAAATAcaaaatctagtattctaagtgtactttattGCCGTTGAGTagttcgctgacaccggagttttttGTATCTAAACTCtagtgattgagatcattttaccttgggaggtcatattccaaatcaaacctcggatactagaggggaataatttccttaaggggacactgtgagttcaatggacttgatctttttcctattaaaattttaccagattctggtacgtgttttacaaattttagatttgtgaattaatttcagttcttctatttttttgttcttcactggttcattaaattTGGTAACTTCGTATTTCTggaaagtttgttggaatcagtaagattctttagacacatattaacaacaattcttctttaagaaaaatatttcgtatattttttttaaatctgtttATGAGATTCTAGTTCGCTACTagctttaattttctagttgtaaaaaagttcttaaactttgttgtcttacaaaggATAATCATATTCGTCACATGTAATTATCTCTCTCCATGAATTATCTATACCTAAAGTAAAAACCCATGCTTTTGATATATCAAGATGAATTAGTTTACAAATAGTCAATAAAACTTTATACTCGTTTTCTACTACAAGTCATTAGCTTCTATACATGTATCTCTCAAGTATACATGTCTACTGGTCAACAATTTTCCTACTACCTAAGAAGGTCATGAAGAGTATAATGACAGTTTGCAACAGGCTATGCAGGAAACAAATGGGGAATATACAATTCAAATTGGCTATTGATGTTTGTCAGGAAATGGAATGGCCATGGTGGAGAGATACATGGAATACTATGAACGTGCCAAAACACAGTTTTATATGCTGGCAGACTATGCATAGGAGGGAATATGGGAATATGGGAATATGTGAGGAAACAGAATGCTTATTGTGCGGGTGTAAACCAGAACATCTATTCTTTGAATATGAGTATTCAGTGAAATGCTTAATGGCGGTTCTCAAACGGATGGGACTGAATATACAAAGAACTAACCTGGAGGGAATATGGAGGCGACTAGCAAGGAAAGCCACAGGGAAGATCAGCAGAGCACTTATCCGAGCAATAATAGCAGCCCTAATATATCATATTTCGCAAGCACAAAATGGAGCATTGTGGAATAAAGCAGTAGTCAGATCGAAGgaaattatgaagaagatcAGGAAGGAGAGTAAAGGCAAATTTATGAGCAGAATACACAGAGGTATAAAATGTAAGGATAGAAAATGGATAGATAACTTGTTTGTATAGATAGGAAATTTCATAGAATAGAAGGGGAGTAGCGGGATGAGTTggttttttttcaataaagctaTTGGATGAGGTTACTTCgttcctcaactttttgaatatCATTCTCCTAGGAATTTAGGTTGCATAATCGCTATAATAGTGGAAAAAACTATCACAGAAAATTCCAGTAAAAGGCAACGGATTTTGATAACATTGGAAAGAAATTCAAGTTgggataaatttaaaatgattcaCAGCACGAGTTAGGTCATCTACGAACAGATACCGAAAGTCTAAATTGAACTTTGTTGGAACAAGACCTCGCTGTTGCGTTCTTTTAAGATATGAATTAAAGGAACAAACGTAGTTGAATGAAATAGCAGGGGGGGGGGGTTACACATTCCACTGTGCCGACAGACACACACTACAACCAAACTAAAAGCCAATCTTAAACAGAGAAAAAGAAGAGTAGTAGTAGTCCACCAAAAAACACAATCTTTTTATTCCAATTCAATGATACTGAACAAAATAATTCCTATTCAAAACCAAACATAAAGGTCCTAGGAGTAAAACATATCGCGGAAACCATAAAATATAATGAGGGCTAGGGAAAGTCCCCAAAATTGCATTTGTCTCTCTAAAACAAGTACTGATAGCGAACCACAAACACTATTCCGTTCTCAGCGGAAACCCGCCTTAGAGATTGAACGCCAATAAGATAAATTAAAGGAACAGAAACCAATAGACCCCATAGATCTTCCTTGTATGTTTGAATTAGTACCTCTCATTCTTCCGATAAGCAGTCGAAGGGAATGAATAATAATTCTTTACCCACAAATGCTCAACACTTCCCGGCTGAAAAATTATAAAGACAAaactagtaaatatttttacaac contains these protein-coding regions:
- the LOC107024767 gene encoding uncharacterized protein LOC107024767, which translates into the protein MTVCNRLCRKQMGNIQFKLAIDVCQEMEWPWWRDTWNTMNVPKHSFICWQTMHRREYGNMGICEETECLLCGCKPEHLFFEYEYSVKCLMAVLKRMGLNIQRTNLEGIWRRLARKATGKISRALIRAIIAALIYHISQAQNGALWNKAVVRSKEIMKKIRKESKGKFMSRIHRGIKCKDRKWIDNLFV